The following coding sequences lie in one Myxococcaceae bacterium JPH2 genomic window:
- a CDS encoding DUF4150 domain-containing protein — protein MANSVGVNKLSVITQDSSGVSVAFPDVCKTPSPAGPIPLPYPNIAKSSDTAKGTKKVSVDGNPVCVKDSNFSTSTGDEAGTAGGGVVSAKTQGKAEFVNFSFDVQFEGKNVARAMDLMLHNDKNTPPSPVMQPPVVAVGQGSGKCNCLICDKEI, from the coding sequence GGAGTCAACAAGCTCTCCGTCATCACTCAAGACTCAAGTGGGGTCTCCGTCGCATTCCCAGACGTCTGCAAGACACCGAGTCCAGCTGGGCCCATCCCCCTCCCTTATCCGAACATCGCGAAGTCGTCGGATACGGCCAAGGGCACGAAGAAGGTATCGGTGGATGGCAACCCCGTGTGCGTGAAGGACTCGAACTTCAGCACGAGCACAGGCGATGAAGCGGGGACCGCAGGTGGCGGCGTCGTTTCAGCCAAGACCCAAGGCAAAGCCGAGTTCGTCAACTTCTCTTTCGACGTGCAATTCGAAGGAAAGAACGTCGCTCGCGCCATGGACCTGATGCTACACAACGACAAGAACACGCCCCCGTCGCCGGTCATGCAACCTCCCGTGGTCGCCGTAGGCCAAGGGTCGGGGAAGTGTAACTGCCTGATCTGCGACAAGGAAATCTAG
- a CDS encoding TIGR02270 family protein, with translation MAPLPPYLALPIAWDTYAAHLDEGSFLWRQRSRALVGPDYVLDEVAELEGRLLAHVDALVLGGRKVAARLLVPALDLHDETGVVEVATLAMLMQEDAPAASIESVLQQVLEGDEATCMALRPALRLIGTESMKQRLLPLLDSATTPALLTMSVLDLFAAWRVDPGPVLRTLLTHEEPGIRASAFRCVRTCPSRLSDESLRLGLRSSLPEVRNSALEAGLVAGMQLAWHECRHRVETRDSSPELALYALAIMGGPTGQASVLNALKDTGLQRHALRALGLLGTVEAAEAALALMRTDELAPLAAEAFSTVTGWKVAPSEIEPDPQAMSTSREPAEPSPEDDLPHPDAAQADHWWRTQSRRFERTTRYVLGRPFGQETLLGALRESSMYRRRPLALALALRTRGECVLDLDVWVRDQHAQWETARRLPTTRFLRSLEVLHG, from the coding sequence ATGGCGCCACTGCCTCCCTATCTTGCGCTCCCTATCGCCTGGGACACCTACGCAGCCCATCTCGACGAGGGCTCCTTCCTGTGGCGCCAGCGTTCGCGCGCGCTCGTGGGTCCGGACTACGTGCTCGACGAGGTGGCCGAGCTGGAAGGGAGACTGCTCGCTCATGTCGACGCCCTGGTACTCGGAGGTAGAAAGGTCGCCGCCCGATTGCTGGTGCCAGCCTTGGACCTGCACGACGAAACGGGTGTGGTGGAGGTTGCCACCCTCGCGATGCTGATGCAGGAAGACGCACCGGCTGCATCCATCGAGTCAGTGCTTCAACAAGTCTTGGAGGGGGACGAGGCGACATGCATGGCGCTCCGCCCAGCGCTGAGACTCATCGGCACAGAGTCCATGAAGCAGCGGCTGCTTCCTTTGCTGGATTCCGCGACAACGCCAGCTCTTCTGACAATGTCCGTGCTCGACCTCTTCGCAGCATGGCGAGTAGACCCCGGCCCCGTACTGCGCACCCTGTTGACGCATGAGGAGCCGGGAATCCGAGCTTCAGCCTTCCGCTGCGTGCGGACATGTCCTTCGCGATTGTCGGACGAGTCCTTGAGGTTGGGGCTACGTTCTTCACTTCCCGAAGTGAGAAACTCTGCCCTGGAGGCGGGACTCGTCGCGGGCATGCAACTCGCTTGGCATGAGTGTCGACACAGGGTGGAGACCCGCGACAGTTCCCCTGAACTCGCACTGTATGCCCTGGCCATCATGGGAGGACCAACGGGGCAAGCCTCCGTGCTCAATGCCCTGAAAGACACAGGGCTCCAGAGGCATGCCCTACGTGCACTCGGGCTACTAGGAACCGTAGAGGCTGCGGAGGCTGCACTGGCCCTCATGCGGACGGATGAGCTCGCGCCCCTGGCAGCCGAAGCATTCTCTACGGTGACCGGATGGAAGGTGGCGCCATCCGAGATCGAACCGGACCCACAGGCAATGAGCACCTCGAGAGAGCCCGCTGAACCGAGCCCCGAGGATGATCTCCCCCATCCAGATGCAGCCCAGGCGGATCATTGGTGGCGAACTCAAAGCCGCCGTTTCGAGCGCACAACTCGGTATGTGCTCGGACGCCCCTTTGGGCAGGAGACTCTCCTCGGCGCACTTCGAGAGAGCTCCATGTATCGCCGCCGTCCATTGGCACTGGCCCTCGCGTTGCGGACGCGGGGTGAATGCGTGCTCGATCTCGATGTCTGGGTGCGCGACCAGCACGCACAATGGGAGACCGCACGGAGGCTTCCTACGACACGGTTCCTTCGCTCACTGGAAGTGCTCCATGGTTGA